One window from the genome of Psychromonas sp. psych-6C06 encodes:
- a CDS encoding DoxX family membrane protein, with protein MNNATEVLLLLFLIITFLQSGFDKITDWNGNVSWLKEHFSKTPFKNSVPLLVGIILVTEVIAGLLCVIGIYQILSSGNTTFAMYGAVLSGITLLMLLFGQRVAKDYEGAKTIAVYFIPTILLVFLLQS; from the coding sequence ATGAACAACGCTACAGAAGTTTTATTACTATTATTTTTAATCATTACCTTTTTACAAAGTGGTTTTGATAAAATTACCGATTGGAACGGAAATGTCTCATGGCTTAAAGAGCATTTTTCTAAAACCCCGTTTAAAAATAGTGTTCCACTGCTGGTTGGGATAATTTTGGTAACAGAAGTTATTGCAGGACTTTTATGCGTTATTGGCATTTACCAAATTTTGAGTTCTGGTAATACCACTTTTGCAATGTATGGCGCAGTATTATCAGGTATAACACTTTTAATGTTGCTATTTGGGCAACGTGTGGCCAAGGATTACGAAGGAGCTAAAACTATTGCCGTTTATTTTATACCTACAATATTATTGGTGTTTTTGCTACAATCTTAA